A genomic window from Streptomyces sp. WMMC940 includes:
- a CDS encoding GNAT family N-acetyltransferase: MSWEVLPATAERWDDVRAVLQPRKSAHTCWCMAWRLTTGDYGRMTADERGAHLGSLVEAGDPPPGVLGYLDGEVAGWCNVAPRKHLDRLTSSKTITPVDDLPVWSVTCFVVRKEFRGKGVASRLLEGAVEHARVNGAPAVEGYPVDPEGGRVNATLAYVGTMEMFERAGFHRVRRTEAKSDKRYRWVMRRDLD, translated from the coding sequence ATGAGTTGGGAAGTTCTGCCGGCGACCGCCGAGCGATGGGACGACGTGCGAGCGGTCCTGCAGCCGCGCAAGAGCGCGCACACCTGCTGGTGCATGGCCTGGCGGCTGACCACCGGCGACTACGGGCGGATGACCGCCGACGAGCGGGGCGCGCACCTGGGCTCCCTCGTCGAGGCGGGGGATCCGCCCCCCGGAGTGCTCGGCTATCTCGACGGGGAGGTGGCCGGCTGGTGCAACGTGGCGCCGCGCAAGCACCTGGACCGGCTCACGTCGTCGAAGACGATCACCCCCGTCGACGACCTGCCGGTGTGGTCCGTCACGTGCTTCGTCGTGCGCAAGGAGTTCCGCGGCAAGGGCGTCGCGTCCCGTCTGCTGGAGGGCGCGGTGGAACACGCGCGGGTCAACGGCGCTCCCGCGGTGGAGGGTTACCCCGTGGATCCGGAGGGCGGCCGGGTGAACGCGACGCTCGCCTACGTCGGCACGATGGAGATGTTCGAGCGGGCGGGCTTCCACCGGGTCCGCAGGACCGAGGCCAAGAGCGACAAGCGCTATCGCTGGGTGATGCGCCGCGACCTGGACTGA
- a CDS encoding acyl-CoA dehydrogenase family protein, with the protein MTSAVQRTADGRPPVERWREREDEDSLFRQLRLTVRQGLEIDAATPTSAWEALTGVGAWEFALPIAMDGLDLGQAVVAMVCEEGGNAMQPVPLTDTFLALDLLSGLGPLAPECLDGLLDRVRDGSHPVAVPGRLPDPRGSVPPGITWKPDGDDGGVVLTGSAGPFAAGVEPGSLLVLASGPDGPCVALVDPSAPGVELRALRDHGGGAVSGAVLDGARIPAGSVVLRGIAAEQALARAGLRAAVHQASLLAGITAAALTAVVSRIRSRRQFGQALVRHQGPRLRVAGLLARLDAVRWAVGDAAKDLDENRLGPGDAAGLIALTAETALDVTRDAVHLHGASGLVRDGSVAGCYRRAAWEALRCGRPTQLWDIAAHTA; encoded by the coding sequence TTGACAAGCGCAGTACAACGGACGGCGGACGGCAGGCCACCCGTGGAGCGGTGGCGGGAGCGCGAGGACGAGGACTCCCTCTTCCGGCAGCTCCGGCTCACCGTTCGGCAGGGCCTGGAGATCGACGCCGCCACGCCCACCAGCGCGTGGGAGGCCCTGACGGGCGTGGGGGCCTGGGAGTTCGCCCTGCCCATCGCCATGGACGGCCTCGACCTCGGCCAGGCCGTCGTCGCCATGGTCTGCGAAGAGGGCGGCAACGCGATGCAACCCGTGCCGCTCACCGACACCTTCCTCGCGCTGGACCTGCTGTCCGGGCTCGGTCCGCTCGCCCCGGAGTGCCTCGACGGCCTGCTCGACCGGGTGCGGGACGGCTCGCACCCCGTCGCCGTGCCGGGCCGGCTGCCCGACCCGCGCGGTTCCGTTCCACCCGGCATCACCTGGAAACCCGACGGTGACGACGGCGGTGTCGTGCTGACCGGCTCCGCGGGGCCCTTCGCCGCGGGTGTCGAGCCCGGTTCGCTGCTCGTCCTGGCCTCCGGGCCGGACGGGCCGTGCGTCGCCCTCGTCGACCCGTCGGCCCCCGGGGTCGAACTGCGCGCGCTCCGCGACCACGGCGGCGGCGCGGTCTCCGGCGCCGTCCTCGACGGAGCCCGGATACCGGCGGGATCCGTCGTCCTGCGGGGCATCGCGGCCGAGCAGGCGCTGGCCCGGGCGGGTCTGCGCGCCGCCGTCCACCAGGCGTCGCTGCTCGCCGGCATCACCGCGGCCGCGCTGACGGCCGTCGTCTCCCGCATCAGGAGCCGCCGGCAGTTCGGCCAGGCACTGGTGAGGCACCAGGGGCCGCGGCTGAGGGTCGCCGGTCTCCTGGCCCGTCTCGACGCGGTGCGCTGGGCGGTCGGAGACGCCGCCAAGGACCTGGACGAGAACCGGCTCGGCCCCGGCGACGCGGCGGGGCTGATCGCCCTGACCGCGGAGACAGCGCTGGACGTCACCCGTGACGCGGTCCATCTGCACGGGGCCTCCGGCCTGGTCAGGGACGGATCGGTGGCCGGGTGCTACCGGCGGGCCGCCTGGGAGGCACTGCGCTGCGGACGTCCCACCCAGCTGTGGGACATCGCCGCGCACACCGCATGA
- a CDS encoding non-ribosomal peptide synthetase: MSDLAERLGRLPQGQRSRLLGRMRNQMTAGVGHRVELRRVDHGTRSRASFQQEQMWFVDRLGAGKARNNIALAVRLDGPLDRAALHEAVNAVVAGHQVLHSRLVEVDGVPWQEPVPAFVLGVQTSDLGASEDPERELAELTASCASAPFDLADAPPVRAHLVRLADERHVLLWVVHHVVWDPGSTRIFTEELTSCYAQAAQGRRPEPASPPVEYADFAAWQRAKLDNDEHRRALADKWRQLLAGAEATEVMPDHPRSPETRGDGRGLSLRLEQDLLDRLRALAESSDTTVFTTLLAAFNALLRHWTHTEDVVVGTASASRPHPDLERVIGCFVQMITLRTEVGDGLTFRELVSRTAGTVMDAFTNSELPFEQVVDAVRPLRDPLRHPLFQIEFTSLGRWGAHTTRSADVDFAVEQLHDGAAKFDMSFLVGENDGLELSLEYNTSLYRHGTASALLTAFRRVIEQVAADPDLPVGEISLVEEPAASRHARELSRGGPVDEAAWTTTLDRAFRERATIQPDAVAVRHVGTTLDYAALDRWSEAIAHRLRDRGVRHGDPVAVCLGRGPAAVAALLGILKAGAHYLPVDPAAPAERTRTVLADAGVRHALVDDGADLPVPLELVTAGTTAPVREVPSLAPTSSPADLAYVLYTSGSSGTPKGVMIEHRSVTHFSRTIARAYEMGTGDRVLHFAPLTFDVSVFEVFTTLLSGGELVIATDDERRDPALLAARMRDDAVTVAELPPALLPLLDQARLPDLRLVSVGGEAFPGKLVAEWTAGERRFVNGYGPTEATVAVTLMDCAGSYDRNPPIGRPMPGHQAFVLDERLRPVPPGVPAELCVAGPGVARGYLGRPELTAERFVTNPYADGPETERLYRTGDLVRWLPGGNLEFLGRTDRQLKLRGHRIEPGEVEAVLLGHPSVQQAVAVARPGAGGEPVLAAYVTVEQAGGYASEVADAEGLRAYAASRLPGYMVPVVVVLDDLPLTPHGKVDVAALPLPVDQAVGGTAPRDAVEEQICRDILTPLLEWTSPDVEGDFFALGGSSLQATIVVSRVRAVFGIDIALADFFSRPTVAGLADLVRTARAEAAGEQDRLLAVFDQIENMSDEEAAALLDSLQNPDGGR, encoded by the coding sequence ATGTCTGACCTCGCCGAACGGCTCGGCCGGCTGCCCCAGGGCCAGCGCTCCCGGCTGCTGGGCCGGATGCGCAACCAGATGACCGCGGGCGTCGGCCACCGCGTCGAACTCAGGCGCGTCGACCACGGGACACGTTCCCGCGCCTCCTTCCAGCAGGAGCAGATGTGGTTCGTCGACCGGCTGGGCGCCGGCAAGGCCCGCAACAACATAGCCCTCGCCGTCCGGCTGGACGGCCCGCTCGACCGGGCCGCGCTGCACGAGGCGGTCAACGCCGTCGTCGCCGGCCACCAGGTCCTCCACAGCAGGCTCGTCGAGGTCGACGGGGTGCCCTGGCAGGAACCCGTGCCCGCTTTCGTCCTCGGCGTCCAGACCAGCGACCTGGGCGCGAGTGAGGACCCGGAGCGGGAGCTGGCCGAACTCACCGCGTCCTGCGCGTCGGCGCCGTTCGACCTGGCCGACGCCCCGCCCGTACGTGCCCACCTGGTGCGGCTCGCCGACGAGCGGCACGTACTGCTGTGGGTCGTCCACCACGTCGTCTGGGACCCGGGCTCCACCCGCATCTTCACCGAGGAGCTCACCTCCTGCTACGCCCAGGCGGCCCAGGGCCGGCGCCCGGAACCGGCCTCCCCGCCCGTCGAGTACGCCGACTTCGCCGCCTGGCAGCGCGCCAAGCTCGACAACGACGAGCACCGCAGGGCGCTCGCCGACAAGTGGCGGCAGCTGCTCGCCGGCGCCGAGGCCACCGAGGTCATGCCCGACCATCCGCGCAGCCCCGAGACACGCGGAGACGGGCGCGGCCTGAGCCTGCGGCTGGAGCAGGACCTGTTGGACCGGCTCAGGGCGCTGGCCGAGAGCTCCGACACCACCGTCTTCACCACCCTGCTCGCCGCCTTCAACGCGCTGCTGCGCCACTGGACCCACACCGAGGACGTCGTCGTCGGCACGGCCAGCGCCTCCCGCCCCCACCCCGACCTGGAACGGGTCATCGGCTGCTTCGTCCAGATGATCACCCTGCGCACGGAGGTGGGGGACGGCCTCACCTTCCGCGAGCTCGTCTCCCGTACGGCGGGCACCGTCATGGACGCCTTCACCAACAGCGAGCTCCCCTTCGAGCAGGTCGTCGATGCCGTACGGCCGCTCCGAGACCCGCTGCGGCACCCCCTGTTCCAGATCGAGTTCACCTCGCTCGGCCGCTGGGGCGCGCACACCACCCGGTCCGCCGACGTGGACTTCGCCGTCGAGCAACTGCACGACGGGGCCGCCAAGTTCGACATGAGCTTCCTGGTCGGCGAGAACGACGGGCTGGAGCTGTCCCTGGAGTACAACACCTCGCTCTACCGCCACGGCACCGCCTCCGCGCTGCTGACGGCCTTCCGCCGGGTCATCGAGCAGGTCGCCGCCGACCCCGACCTCCCCGTCGGCGAGATCAGCCTCGTGGAAGAGCCGGCGGCGTCCCGGCACGCCCGTGAACTGTCCCGCGGCGGCCCCGTCGACGAGGCCGCCTGGACCACCACCCTCGACCGTGCCTTCCGCGAGCGCGCCACCATCCAGCCCGACGCCGTCGCCGTCCGCCACGTCGGGACGACGCTGGACTACGCCGCCCTGGACCGCTGGTCCGAGGCCATCGCACACCGGTTGCGCGACCGGGGAGTACGGCACGGCGACCCGGTCGCCGTCTGCCTCGGGCGGGGTCCGGCGGCGGTCGCGGCCCTGCTCGGCATCCTCAAGGCCGGCGCCCACTACCTGCCCGTCGACCCGGCCGCCCCGGCCGAGCGCACCAGGACCGTGCTGGCCGACGCCGGCGTCCGGCACGCCCTCGTCGACGACGGGGCCGACCTGCCCGTCCCGCTGGAGCTCGTCACGGCCGGCACCACGGCCCCGGTGCGCGAAGTGCCGTCCCTGGCCCCGACGTCGAGCCCCGCCGACCTCGCCTACGTGCTCTACACCTCGGGCAGCAGCGGAACCCCGAAGGGCGTCATGATCGAGCACCGCTCGGTCACCCACTTCTCCCGCACGATCGCCCGCGCGTACGAGATGGGCACCGGCGACCGCGTCCTGCACTTCGCCCCGCTCACCTTCGACGTCTCCGTCTTCGAGGTCTTCACCACCCTGCTGTCCGGCGGGGAACTCGTCATCGCCACCGACGACGAGCGCCGCGACCCGGCCCTCCTCGCGGCCCGGATGCGCGACGACGCGGTGACCGTCGCCGAACTGCCGCCCGCCCTGCTGCCCCTGCTGGACCAGGCCCGCCTGCCCGACCTGCGGCTGGTCTCCGTCGGCGGTGAGGCGTTCCCCGGCAAGCTGGTCGCCGAATGGACGGCGGGGGAGCGGCGGTTCGTCAACGGCTACGGCCCGACCGAGGCCACCGTCGCCGTCACCCTCATGGACTGTGCCGGCAGCTACGACCGCAATCCGCCCATCGGCCGCCCGATGCCGGGCCACCAGGCGTTCGTCCTCGACGAGCGACTGCGCCCCGTACCGCCCGGAGTACCGGCCGAACTGTGCGTCGCCGGACCCGGCGTCGCCCGAGGCTACCTCGGGCGGCCCGAACTGACGGCGGAACGGTTCGTCACCAACCCCTACGCCGACGGTCCGGAGACCGAACGGCTGTACCGCACCGGCGATCTCGTGCGCTGGCTCCCCGGTGGGAACCTGGAGTTCCTCGGCCGCACCGACCGGCAGCTGAAGCTGCGCGGCCACCGCATCGAACCGGGCGAGGTGGAGGCCGTGCTCCTCGGCCACCCCTCCGTGCAGCAGGCCGTCGCGGTCGCCCGGCCCGGCGCCGGGGGCGAACCCGTCCTCGCCGCGTACGTCACCGTCGAACAGGCCGGCGGGTACGCCTCCGAGGTCGCCGATGCCGAGGGGCTGCGGGCCTACGCCGCCTCCCGGCTGCCCGGCTACATGGTGCCGGTGGTCGTCGTCCTGGACGATCTGCCCCTCACCCCGCACGGCAAGGTCGACGTCGCGGCGCTGCCGCTGCCCGTGGACCAGGCCGTCGGTGGCACCGCCCCGCGCGACGCGGTCGAGGAGCAGATCTGCCGCGACATCCTCACCCCGCTGCTGGAGTGGACGAGCCCCGATGTCGAAGGCGACTTCTTCGCACTCGGCGGCAGTTCGCTCCAGGCGACGATCGTCGTCTCACGGGTCCGCGCCGTCTTCGGCATCGACATCGCGCTGGCCGACTTCTTCAGCCGCCCGACCGTCGCCGGACTCGCCGACCTCGTCCGCACCGCCCGGGCCGAGGCGGCCGGCGAGCAGGACCGGCTGCTGGCGGTGTTCGACCAGATCGAGAACATGAGCGACGAGGAGGCCGCAGCGCTGCTCGACTCGCTGCAGAACCCGGACGGCGGGCGATGA
- a CDS encoding condensation domain-containing protein, translating to MTADAATGVDRALAALPEAKRELARMLLAARSPVPARPAPRSGAGPVPATALQARLLRRERLGTAGGSGTGSHAVRLTGRLDTGRLREALTGVLARHEALRCRITEPADGGGPLLTVDEDPCLRLTRTDLTHRTAAARRDAVRAQLAESAATPLSLESGRTSAFRLLTLGEDDHVLVLASHLGVFDGWSSGVFLDDLATGYREGPGSLAPPELQFPDYADWQRRWLASPDGATELADRRAAFAGTTPARGAPGGFERGHVPVRLDRGPGSSLAEGLALGAAEGATPFMTLVAALAVVLARRDGTTEAVVGTPAAGRFAGPLEGAVGQFTTVVPIRIDLSGRPSFVELLHRTRTAVADGLSRQRLPVDELFTGGTQPYGVLFALHNYPAVPLGLPGIEVGQLPGPPAHHLELYSTDPAATLACVGLVERGGEIGGTAEFNRRAAGPEDVTALLGGVEEVLARAAASPGTTL from the coding sequence ATGACCGCCGACGCGGCCACCGGGGTCGACCGGGCCCTCGCCGCCCTGCCGGAGGCCAAGCGGGAGCTCGCTCGGATGCTGCTCGCGGCCCGGAGCCCCGTCCCCGCCCGGCCGGCTCCGCGCTCCGGCGCGGGGCCCGTGCCGGCCACCGCTCTCCAGGCCCGGCTCCTGAGGCGCGAGCGGCTCGGCACCGCGGGTGGCAGCGGCACCGGTTCGCACGCCGTACGGCTCACCGGACGACTCGACACGGGGCGGTTGCGCGAGGCGCTCACCGGTGTACTGGCCCGCCACGAGGCACTGCGCTGCCGGATCACCGAGCCCGCGGACGGCGGCGGACCGCTGCTGACGGTGGACGAGGACCCGTGCCTGCGCCTGACCCGCACGGACCTGACGCACCGCACGGCCGCGGCGCGGCGGGACGCCGTACGCGCCCAGCTGGCCGAGAGCGCCGCGACACCGCTGTCCCTGGAGAGCGGCCGCACCAGCGCGTTCCGCCTGCTGACGCTCGGCGAGGACGACCACGTCCTCGTCCTCGCCTCGCACCTGGGCGTCTTCGACGGCTGGTCGTCGGGGGTGTTCCTGGACGACCTCGCCACCGGCTACCGCGAGGGCCCCGGGAGCCTCGCCCCGCCCGAGCTGCAGTTCCCCGACTACGCGGACTGGCAGCGGCGCTGGCTCGCCTCCCCGGACGGTGCCACCGAACTGGCGGACCGACGCGCAGCGTTCGCCGGGACCACACCGGCGCGGGGGGCACCCGGCGGCTTCGAGCGGGGCCATGTCCCGGTACGCCTGGACCGCGGGCCGGGCAGCTCGCTCGCCGAGGGACTGGCTCTGGGAGCCGCCGAGGGCGCCACCCCCTTCATGACGCTCGTCGCGGCCCTCGCCGTCGTCCTGGCCCGGCGCGACGGGACCACGGAGGCCGTCGTCGGCACGCCGGCGGCGGGCCGCTTCGCCGGGCCGCTCGAGGGGGCCGTCGGACAGTTCACCACGGTCGTGCCGATCCGGATCGACCTCTCCGGCCGCCCCTCCTTCGTGGAACTGCTCCACCGCACCCGCACGGCGGTCGCCGACGGGCTGAGTCGTCAACGGCTGCCCGTGGACGAGCTCTTCACCGGCGGGACGCAGCCGTACGGCGTCCTGTTCGCCCTCCACAACTATCCCGCCGTCCCCCTCGGCCTGCCCGGCATCGAGGTGGGCCAGCTTCCCGGTCCGCCCGCCCACCACCTCGAGCTGTACAGCACCGACCCCGCCGCCACCCTGGCCTGCGTCGGCCTGGTCGAACGCGGGGGCGAGATCGGCGGAACGGCCGAGTTCAACCGCAGGGCCGCCGGTCCCGAGGACGTGACCGCGCTGCTCGGCGGAGTCGAGGAGGTCCTCGCCCGTGCCGCCGCGTCCCCCGGGACCACCCTCTGA
- a CDS encoding acyl-CoA dehydrogenase family protein: MLTTEFYRAPADCGLVRSGEGAPRTPMRALREEIHDVLVSAPVAAARRSRDPRPVHRALGDAGLLAPQWPEEYGGRGVSQVAAAVLVEELAMHDVPDLLHTLTVQIVGSTLLNVASAAMKARHLPGFAAGTAFGCVLFSEPQAGSDLNILSTRAVSDGNGGYKLYGTKVHSLFAGLADYGLCLARAENDAFTLFLVPLAQQGVTITAVPGIGDDAFHEVTLDGVAVTADDVVGEPGQGWAIVVKTLAFERTGLDYYVKALRWYRAAVERLEAHTDRLQSGQHDQIGLAKLNARLLAAGTLVRRVLTRLDRGELNEDEAAAAKWYTTELAAEVAWWAAELDGDHSMTLDDPGTDGVAHPLDSALREAPGMRISGGTAEMMLETLARLRLDSGAEVRP, from the coding sequence TTGCTCACCACCGAGTTCTACCGGGCACCCGCCGACTGCGGCCTCGTCCGCTCCGGTGAGGGTGCGCCCCGCACACCCATGCGAGCCCTCCGCGAGGAGATCCATGACGTCCTGGTGTCCGCACCCGTCGCCGCCGCCCGGCGCAGCAGGGATCCCCGTCCCGTCCACCGGGCCCTCGGCGACGCGGGACTGCTCGCCCCGCAGTGGCCCGAGGAGTACGGCGGCCGGGGAGTCAGCCAGGTCGCCGCCGCCGTGCTCGTCGAGGAACTGGCGATGCACGACGTGCCCGACCTGCTGCACACCCTGACCGTGCAGATCGTCGGGTCCACCCTCCTCAACGTCGCGAGCGCCGCCATGAAAGCCCGTCATCTGCCGGGCTTCGCCGCCGGGACCGCCTTCGGCTGCGTGCTCTTCAGCGAGCCGCAGGCCGGCTCCGACCTGAACATCCTGTCCACCCGCGCCGTCTCCGACGGCAACGGCGGGTACAAGCTCTACGGCACGAAGGTCCACTCGCTGTTCGCCGGCCTCGCCGACTACGGCCTGTGCCTCGCGCGCGCCGAGAACGACGCCTTCACCCTGTTCCTGGTGCCCCTGGCCCAGCAGGGTGTGACGATCACCGCCGTCCCCGGCATCGGGGACGACGCCTTCCACGAGGTCACCCTGGACGGCGTGGCCGTCACCGCGGACGACGTGGTCGGCGAGCCGGGCCAGGGCTGGGCGATCGTCGTCAAGACGCTCGCCTTCGAACGCACCGGACTCGACTACTACGTCAAGGCCCTGCGCTGGTACCGCGCCGCGGTGGAACGGCTCGAAGCCCACACCGACCGGCTGCAGTCCGGCCAGCACGACCAGATCGGCCTGGCCAAGCTCAACGCCCGCCTCCTGGCCGCGGGCACGCTCGTACGGCGGGTGCTGACCCGGCTGGACCGCGGCGAGCTCAACGAGGACGAGGCGGCGGCCGCCAAGTGGTACACCACCGAACTCGCCGCGGAGGTCGCCTGGTGGGCCGCCGAACTGGACGGCGACCACAGCATGACCCTCGACGACCCCGGTACCGACGGGGTGGCACATCCACTGGACTCGGCGCTGCGGGAAGCCCCCGGGATGCGGATATCGGGCGGCACCGCCGAGATGATGCTCGAGACGCTGGCCCGGCTGCGTCTCGACTCAGGGGCGGAGGTACGGCCTTGA